Genomic window (Pseudoliparis swirei isolate HS2019 ecotype Mariana Trench chromosome 23, NWPU_hadal_v1, whole genome shotgun sequence):
GCTAAAATGGTGCCTTTGTAGCGGGGGTATTGGCGCTTCCGGTGCCTTGTAGCTGGAGCTAAGCTAATGCTAACGCGCCACCGTTGGATTCCGTTGGATTCCGTTGGTTTCCGTTGGTTTCCGTTGGTTTCTCagggcgttttttttttttgctggcggtttattaaatattattttatttatttattttacacgtGGTGGAAACGGGCTCTGAAATGAAGAGGGTGAACATCTTTCAGAGGTTTGTGAAATgtcaaatatttaaacaaatatagccatatatatatatataacatgtatttatatatataacgttATGTATGTTTTAGCATTTTAATATGTTTGGTTGTTCATATCAGTGTGCCGTTTTGATAATGATTGTTGTTCATTTGTGCCAACATATGATCGATAATATTGATTTTAGTAGTTTGAAATCAACAATTTCGATGATTCACAATAATAAGAAGAAGCTTCTCTGATATTAGTGGATTTAATATCACTgtacatttagtttattttaattgttcactAGTTGGGGCAAAACAAGACACTTTGGCTCTGGGGAAATTGTTTATATTGCAATTGTATTGACTAAAATGATATAAAGATGATTAATAGATGACAACAAATGTTAGTTTTAGCTCTAATTTGAGTGTTAGAGTTTAACAATTTCAAGAATCTGTGATACATCAAATGCAATTTAGTTTGTTACCTAATGCGTAGTTATGAATATAACTACCTTGattttataaaatgtatattagcCATTGcatctcaaataaaaataaaataaactgtcaTATTCATCATATTACACATGAGGCACTATTTACAAGTTATTTTCTAGGTAAAGATTAGAttccattatttattttctggtaTTTTACTTCTTATCTCCCACCTTGAGAGCtcttatgtttgtttttctgattTAATATCTACGTATCGCACTTCATATCCACGAAGCATTCGCCGATTGTCGCTTTGTGTTCGTAATAGATAACATCCGTGTATCAAATAGAAGTGTTGCAGTCGAATCGGCATTCGcactttgtttattgttgtttgtttgtgtgttccaGGTTCATGAACAGACGGGCCTCCGCTAACTGCCGCTACCAGCCCACCTGCTACGAGCACGCCGCCAACTGCTACACCCATGCAGTGAGTGGCCGTGGTCCACGCCGTCTGGGTCCGCActggtgtcaaacacaaggcccgcgggccaaatccggcccgccgcatcattttatgtggccccttcGGGCTTGAAAAACAtgtgatccccttttcttacagcaattgaagaaaaatttaccgtgcttttattttgaaggtttcgaATTGAATGGATTTaagttgtaatattagagacattttcttttgtacaatatttctactctccaATAAGCAAAtgcaaaaagagttatttaacaatatgttcgaggagtttataaagtgtttccggccctttaagagggcggccatgatgctgatgctaACGGATGCCCTCCATGTTTGTAGTTCCTCATCGCGCCGGCCGTCGTGGGCGTGGCGCTGCTGCACCGGCTGTCGGACAACGGCTGGGAGAAGATCACCGCCTGGGTGTACGGCGTGGGGCTGTGCGCCCTCTTCCTGGTGTCCACCGTGTTCCACATCATCACCTGGAAGAGGAGCCAcatgaggtgaggaggaggaggaggaggaggagatggaggaggagcgatGGAGATCCACCATGTTCGCAGCTCGTCTCCTGCGTGCTCTGAGATGATGATGCAGCGCTTCAGTTCACGTGAAGCTGCCGCTGCAGAAGTTTAATATCTCACGTCACTCTTCTGCCACCGCCTCTAACTTTTAAAACATCGTGAAAACAACGATGTGCAAACTCAGAAACGCGACgcggccgccgagagaagaCCGCGAGGAGATGAAAACGTCCCGATCGGCGGTAAAGCGTCGCTGTGGCGATGTTCTCCGggggagcctgaacgcaccgtcGTGTCCCGTCTCCCGGGACGAGTCGTCATGACGACGTCTCGACGAAGCCAAGCGATAGCGAGCGGTCCTCTAGTGTCCCACGAGTGCATCGGAGGTGAAATGAGCCGCGGCGTGACCTCTTGAGATCAGCGACTCGTCGTTTCTCAGCGTCTACGGGATTTATGTTTAGATTAATTAAAGACGTCTTTAAAATCCTGTTCATGAGGAACTTTCTTCTCTTCACGTTATCGTTTCTCTGAACTGCTgtttctcgtgtgtgtgtgtgtgtgtgtgtggtccgcgACACGACTTCTGTTTAGACATGTAAACTTTCATGTCTACAAATGAGAATATAAGAATATTAAATTTGATCCCAAGCAGAAATACCAACAAATACAGATAAAAACTGGCAGATTAATGGAAgatctatttgtgtgtgtttcaggtccaTGGAGCAGTGCTTCCACATGTGTGACCGCGTGGTCATCTACTTCTTCATCGCCGCCTCCTACACGCCGTGGTGAGCAGCGcactctgtggggggggggggtcaggtgaggggggtcagaggtcgtgaTGGAAgcctgactcgtgtccttcgTCCTGTCAGGCTGAACCTGCGTGAGCTCGGCCCTCTGGCGGCTCACATGCGCTGGTTCGTGTGGCTCATGGCGGCGGCCGGCACCGTCTACGTCTTCAACTACCACGAGAAGTgagtacggggggggggggggggtgaccaccaggggatcTGGATATATAGAAGGTACCAgagaaacatattttaaaacatttttgttgtaaatCACTCCTACAACATCTGGAATGTGAAAGGCTCCAAAAGTCTCGTTTTATTTAGCTTGTAAGGTTTTCACTGAGGGggatttaaatatctttttattAAGTCCTAACTTTTGGTGGAATCTCAATTAGCAGTGAAGGGAAAACTAAGTGTTTTAGTTGTGGTGTCCGTGAGTTTGGGATGAAACGATGAATTTTGGTTTAATCCAGAGAATTTTGACATTAATCCacaatgaagaaaaacaaaccgaTTATCAAGGAGAGGACAAAACAAAACCGACTTGCTTTCCATCTCCATGCTGACATCGCGTCAGATCACAGAACGCTCAAAGAGATTTACAACGTAAAGAGAAGTAGATTTGGTTTGGTCGACCGGAATACAGAAAGTGCTCTGGTCGACACGTCTGGACATGAACGCCGATGTTTCCATCGCGTTGGGCGAGTCAGTGAACGCCTCCTCGTCCGTGTGTCTGCAGGTATAAACTCGTTGAGCTGGCCTTCTACCTGATGATGGGTTTCTTCCCGGCGTCGGTCGTGACGTCAATGGTAACGTCGTCGTTTATGAATATATTAACTCCCCTTTTCTCTGTTCTGCCTCTCTGGCCCTcaatgtaaacatgtcaacatgtcaacactgtTTCTGCTTTAGCTCTGGAACATATAGTGTTGTTTGAGGGTTGTTGCATCTCTTTGGGttctgctgccctctagtggcgccGATGAGTATTGCAGGCTGAGCCCCATTTAAAataccccgcccccccctcgtCCCCGCAGAACAACACGGACGGCCTCCAGGAGCTGGCGTGCGGCGGCCTCCTCTACTGCCTCGGCGTGTTCTTCTTCAAGAGCGACGGCGTCATCCCCTTCGCCCACGCCATCTGGCACGTGTTCGTGGCGCTGGCCGCCGCCGTGCACTACTACGCCATCTGGAAGTACCTGTACAGGGCCAGCGGCCCGGACGCCCTCCTCCAGTTGTGACCACGgggccgtgggggggggggggggggacaccgaCTCCGACTCCCTCACAGCCGTGAAGTTTACGCAACTAATGACCGTGAAGTGTTtaccgtttttttttcttccaacgaTCAAAAAGCTGTTTTGTACGACTTCAAACTGAACGGAGGACGTTTGACTTTGTACGATGAACTTTGTCACTTTCCGTATTCGAGGGGATTTGATAGCGAGTCCTTTGTATCGTTTTGAAAGGGGTCACattcctctgggggggggggggtcagaaccATCTGAACACGAGTGGAGGAGGAGTTAGGTGCGAAGAATCCAATGTTTCCAGAAACGGGCAAATCCAAATTGTGACTTTGCttttgataaataaatgaataaaagaacCAAAGATTTAGTTTACAAAACAACTTTGGAGACGATTGGAGTAAAAATG
Coding sequences:
- the mmd gene encoding monocyte to macrophage differentiation factor isoform X2, which produces MKRVNIFQRFMNRRASANCRYQPTCYEHAANCYTHAFLIAPAVVGVALLHRLSDNGWEKITAWVYGVGLCALFLVSTVFHIITWKRSHMRSMEQCFHMCDRVVIYFFIAASYTPWLNLRELGPLAAHMRWFVWLMAAAGTVYVFNYHEKYKLVELAFYLMMGFFPASVVTSMNNTDGLQELACGGLLYCLGVFFFKSDGVIPFAHAIWHVFVALAAAVHYYAIWKYLYRASGPDALLQL
- the mmd gene encoding monocyte to macrophage differentiation factor isoform X1, with translation MLGFDLHGTRPARFMNRRASANCRYQPTCYEHAANCYTHAFLIAPAVVGVALLHRLSDNGWEKITAWVYGVGLCALFLVSTVFHIITWKRSHMRSMEQCFHMCDRVVIYFFIAASYTPWLNLRELGPLAAHMRWFVWLMAAAGTVYVFNYHEKYKLVELAFYLMMGFFPASVVTSMNNTDGLQELACGGLLYCLGVFFFKSDGVIPFAHAIWHVFVALAAAVHYYAIWKYLYRASGPDALLQL